From Microtus pennsylvanicus isolate mMicPen1 chromosome 10, mMicPen1.hap1, whole genome shotgun sequence, one genomic window encodes:
- the LOC142858155 gene encoding uncharacterized protein LOC142858155 — MILEVCVHGSLSSCFRPYHPPNPLNEKVKLQHKQALSALKRLEDENTEASEKLSELTKETVLYRGLHSWVLMQHSQLEKKVDLLRQEKKKLLDDWVLLMHHVEDLKVLCKNQEENGDVKTQQQQELKGLVERLQFLLKQKETDIQEKDLAEKLQHHFEFSQMRVMNLKPVLPSRFLIVVNFSGRNIVSFLSELTAALSSFLTLTCQGTYRDLCQTKYEKDAWGRGGEALQSGIGFGGQARRQNKRQGQARNNESRSPHYN; from the exons ATGATCCTTGAGGTCTGTGTTCATGGGAGTCTTTCCTCCTGTTTTAGGCCCTACCACCCGCCAAATCCCCTGAATGAGAAAGTGAAGCTACAGCACAAACAGGCCTTGTCAGCACTAAAGCGCCTGGAGGACGAGAACACCGAGGCCTCAGAAAAGTTGAGTGAGCTGACCAAGGAGACAGTCTTGTATCG CGGTCTCCACAGCTGGGTCCTGATGCAACATAGTCAGCTGGAGAAGAAGGTGGacctgctgaggcaggagaagaagaaattgCTGGATGATTGGGTCCTACTGATGCACCACGTAGAGGACTTGAAAGTGCTCTGTAAGAACCAAGAAGAGAACGGTGACGTCAAAACCCAGCAACAACAG GAGCTCAAGGGATTGGTGGAAAGACTTCAGTTcctgctgaagcagaaggaaacagacaTCCAAGAAAAGGACTTAGCAGAAAAGCTGCAGCATCACTTTGAGTTCTCCCAGATGAG ggTGATGAATTTAAAGCCAGTGCTCCCTTCTAGGTTTCTCATTGTCGTGAACTTCAGTGGAAGGAATATTGTCAGCTTCCTTTCTGAACTGACTGCTGCATTGTCATCCTTTTTAACACTGACAT GTCAAGGGACATACCGTGACCTTTGTCAAACCAAGTACGAAAAAGATGCTTGGGGTCGCGGCGGAGAGGCACtgcaatcaggaataggctttgggggACAGGCGCGGCGGCAGAACAAGCGGCAGGGACAGGCGCGCAAtaacgagagcagatcgccccactacaactaa